Proteins encoded by one window of Synechococcus sp. MVIR-18-1:
- a CDS encoding DUF3104 domain-containing protein, giving the protein MSYEAKERMPFPYGQVAYPAFLGVKPGDYIIVKGDNQVTLKKDHSWWMGQVVSCKKEARDPSGHHVIQVVDVDDEKISWVNVAEISHVLYGLDGLSND; this is encoded by the coding sequence ATGAGTTATGAAGCTAAGGAACGAATGCCATTTCCCTATGGACAGGTTGCTTATCCTGCTTTTCTTGGTGTAAAGCCTGGTGATTACATCATTGTAAAAGGGGATAATCAAGTCACACTCAAGAAAGACCACAGTTGGTGGATGGGCCAAGTTGTGTCCTGTAAAAAAGAGGCTAGAGACCCTAGCGGTCATCATGTGATTCAAGTTGTTGATGTTGATGACGAAAAGATTAGTTGGGTCAATGTAGCCGAAATATCACATGTGCTATACGGGTTGGATGGATTGTCAAATGACTAG